In a genomic window of Nitrospirota bacterium:
- the mqnC gene encoding dehypoxanthine futalosine cyclase — MTKKDALKIFKSAPLLELGRMADDVRKSLHPGGIVTFIIDRNINYTNICVNQCRFCAFFRDRDDPDAYVISRRELYKKIKETIEFGGTQILLQGGLNPELDIKYYMNLLMAIKKRFNINIHGFSPPEITYIAEKSNLTIRETLRLLRSSGLDSIPGGGAEVLSDRIRSIISPRKIKSGQWLKVMEDAHRLGMRTTATMMFGSVEKPEDIIMHLNSIRRLQDETRGFTAFIPWPFQPGNTEYAKKIPPATGVEYLRVLSISRIYLNNIPNIQASWVTQGIKLAEIALRFGANDLGSTMIEENVVSATGVRHIASKEDIIKAIKNAGFKPAQRDTYYNILKEF; from the coding sequence ATGACTAAAAAAGATGCCCTTAAGATATTTAAGTCAGCACCACTTCTTGAGCTTGGAAGAATGGCTGACGATGTGCGCAAAAGCCTTCATCCAGGAGGCATTGTTACATTTATTATAGACAGGAATATAAATTACACCAATATCTGTGTAAACCAATGTAGATTCTGTGCATTCTTTCGTGACAGGGATGACCCCGATGCATATGTCATAAGTAGGAGAGAGCTTTATAAAAAGATAAAAGAGACAATCGAGTTTGGGGGCACACAAATCCTCCTTCAGGGCGGACTGAATCCTGAATTGGACATAAAATATTATATGAATCTCCTCATGGCAATAAAGAAGAGGTTTAATATAAACATACATGGTTTCTCTCCGCCTGAGATTACTTATATAGCAGAGAAATCGAATCTTACTATAAGAGAAACATTAAGATTACTCAGGTCCTCAGGGCTTGACTCCATACCCGGAGGTGGTGCCGAGGTCCTTTCAGACAGGATAAGAAGCATAATAAGTCCAAGAAAGATTAAATCAGGACAGTGGCTCAAGGTAATGGAGGATGCACACAGGCTTGGAATGAGGACAACTGCTACGATGATGTTTGGCTCAGTTGAAAAACCTGAAGACATAATCATGCACCTAAACTCAATAAGACGGCTTCAGGACGAAACAAGAGGCTTTACTGCATTTATTCCATGGCCTTTTCAGCCGGGAAATACTGAATACGCAAAAAAGATTCCTCCTGCCACAGGAGTTGAATATCTGAGGGTGCTTTCCATCTCAAGAATCTATCTAAACAATATCCCAAACATACAGGCATCATGGGTTACTCAGGGGATAAAGCTTGCAGAGATAGCACTGAGGTTCGGTGCAAATGACTTAGGCTCAACGATGATTGAGGAAAATGTTGTTTCTGCAACCGGGGTAAGACATATTGCCTCAAAAGAGGATATAATTAAAGCAATAAAGAATGCAGGGTTTAAGCCTGCTCAGAGAGATACTTATTATAATATCTTAAAGGAGTTTTAA